A section of the Salinisphaera sp. T31B1 genome encodes:
- the mrcB gene encoding penicillin-binding protein 1B: protein MARKTPKPRRPARRPAKKRGGKPRRGFIRRLLPYVFLLFCLGAVVVAAYAVYLDGEVRTQFEGTRWTLPAKVYAAPLELYAGLDLSREQIADRLKRQGYRSASTTDKAGTYEVVGGYLDIHTRPFSFWDGDQADREIRLGFDNTGVASLRALDGNGDLALIRLDPLMIGSIYPTQGEDRILVKLGEVPPMLPAGLITVEDRDFLHHWGVSPKSILRAAVANLRAGHVVQGGSTITQQLVKNFYLNNQQTLVRKAKEALMAILLDAHYSKPEILEAYLNEVYLGQDGGRAIHGFGLASYFYFQKPLEELQPNEIALLVAMVKGPSYYDPRRNPERAKTRRNLVLDMFHDAGFLDDEGWTTAKKADLGVTARSTRSTSQYPAFIDLVRRQLHGQYADEDLTEDGLRIFTTLDPSVQADTEARVNQGLADLERSRGIKADSLQSAAVVTSVEGGRVLALVGGRDAGYAGFNRALDARRPIGSLIKPVVYLTALAEPSKYNVITPLDDSPLAVKLANGDTWRPQNYSKTSHGRAVPLHYALTHSYNLATARLALDVGIPNVIDTLKKLGYTGDPLSVPSLSLGAVDMAPMQVAQIYNTLAGGGYYTPLLAIRDVTTRDGEPLNRYPLQIKRVLDEAPVYLTDWIMQRVARFGTGASMYKVLPDRLNLAGKTGTTDDLRDSWFAGFGANRLAVVWVGRDDNQPAQLTGATGALQLWTRIMSDVGPRGMMNVPPEDVVEVPLRMRFDPRGGASTGDGDLYQYAQSCGGATDVPFIRGYVPDGLSGCDSDIMSENAARDRQQQQQQREQDEGNWLQRIFR from the coding sequence TTGGCCCGGAAAACGCCTAAACCACGACGGCCCGCGCGGCGCCCGGCAAAAAAACGCGGCGGCAAACCGCGTCGGGGTTTCATCCGTCGACTGTTGCCCTATGTGTTCCTGCTGTTCTGTCTCGGTGCGGTCGTGGTGGCGGCCTATGCCGTCTATCTGGACGGCGAAGTGCGCACGCAATTCGAAGGTACGCGCTGGACACTGCCGGCCAAAGTCTATGCCGCGCCCCTGGAACTGTATGCCGGGCTGGACCTGAGCCGGGAGCAGATCGCCGACCGTCTGAAGCGCCAGGGCTATCGCTCGGCCTCGACCACCGACAAGGCAGGCACCTACGAGGTGGTCGGCGGCTATCTGGATATCCATACGCGACCGTTTTCGTTCTGGGACGGCGACCAGGCGGACCGCGAAATCCGGCTCGGTTTCGACAACACCGGCGTGGCCTCTCTGCGTGCACTCGATGGCAATGGCGATCTGGCATTGATCCGTCTCGACCCGTTGATGATCGGCAGTATCTACCCGACCCAGGGTGAGGACAGGATTCTGGTCAAGCTCGGCGAAGTGCCACCCATGCTGCCCGCCGGGCTGATCACCGTCGAGGATCGGGATTTCCTGCATCACTGGGGGGTGTCGCCAAAATCCATCCTGCGAGCGGCCGTCGCCAATCTGCGTGCCGGTCACGTGGTGCAGGGCGGTTCGACCATCACCCAGCAGCTGGTCAAGAACTTCTATCTGAACAACCAGCAGACCCTTGTGCGCAAGGCCAAGGAAGCGCTCATGGCGATCCTGCTGGATGCGCACTACTCCAAACCGGAGATCCTCGAGGCCTATCTCAACGAGGTCTATCTCGGCCAGGACGGCGGACGTGCGATTCACGGCTTCGGTCTGGCCAGCTATTTCTATTTCCAGAAGCCGCTGGAAGAACTACAGCCCAACGAGATCGCGTTGCTGGTTGCCATGGTCAAAGGCCCGAGCTATTACGATCCGCGTCGCAATCCCGAGCGTGCCAAGACGCGGCGCAACCTCGTGCTGGACATGTTTCACGACGCCGGTTTTCTCGACGACGAAGGCTGGACGACCGCCAAGAAGGCGGACCTGGGCGTGACCGCGCGCTCGACCCGCAGCACCAGCCAGTATCCGGCGTTCATCGACCTGGTGCGGCGTCAACTCCATGGCCAGTATGCCGACGAGGATTTGACAGAGGACGGGCTGCGTATCTTCACCACGCTCGATCCGAGCGTGCAGGCCGATACCGAGGCACGCGTCAATCAAGGTCTGGCCGACCTGGAGCGATCGCGCGGCATCAAGGCAGACAGCCTGCAAAGTGCGGCGGTGGTGACCAGCGTCGAAGGCGGCCGCGTGCTTGCGTTGGTGGGCGGACGCGACGCCGGTTATGCCGGCTTCAACCGCGCCCTGGACGCGCGCCGGCCGATAGGTTCGCTGATCAAGCCCGTGGTCTATCTCACGGCACTGGCCGAGCCATCGAAATACAACGTCATCACGCCGTTGGACGACAGTCCGCTGGCGGTCAAACTTGCCAATGGCGACACCTGGCGGCCGCAGAATTATTCCAAGACCAGTCACGGGCGGGCGGTGCCGCTGCACTATGCGCTGACGCATAGCTACAATCTGGCCACAGCCCGGCTGGCGCTGGATGTCGGTATTCCCAACGTCATCGATACGTTGAAGAAGCTGGGCTATACGGGCGATCCGCTGTCCGTGCCCTCGCTGTCGCTCGGGGCGGTCGACATGGCGCCGATGCAGGTCGCCCAGATCTACAACACCCTCGCCGGCGGCGGCTACTACACCCCGTTGCTGGCGATCCGTGACGTGACCACGCGTGACGGCGAGCCTCTCAACCGCTACCCGCTGCAGATCAAGCGCGTGCTCGACGAAGCGCCGGTCTACCTGACCGACTGGATCATGCAACGCGTCGCCCGGTTCGGTACCGGGGCTTCGATGTACAAGGTACTGCCCGATCGCCTGAATCTGGCGGGCAAGACCGGCACCACCGACGATCTACGCGACAGTTGGTTCGCCGGCTTCGGGGCCAATCGGCTGGCCGTGGTCTGGGTCGGACGCGACGACAACCAGCCTGCCCAGCTGACCGGCGCGACCGGGGCACTGCAGCTGTGGACGCGCATCATGAGCGATGTCGGCCCGAGAGGGATGATGAACGTGCCGCCGGAGGACGTGGTCGAGGTGCCGTTGCGGATGCGGTTCGACCCGCGTGGCGGCGCGTCGACCGGCGATGGGGACCTCTACCAGTACGCCCAAAGCTGCGGTGGTGCGACCGACGTGCCGTTCATCCGTGGTTATGTACCGGACGGGCTTTCTGGCTGCGATAGCGATATCATGAGTGAAAATGCCGCGCGCGATCGACAGCAACAGCAACAGCAGCGCGAGCAGGACGAAGGCAACTGGCTGCAACGAATCTTCAGATGA
- the phoU gene encoding phosphate signaling complex protein PhoU translates to MEKVGLEKHTSKQFDADLEDVRELVLAMGGLVEQQIADAVRALITGEGGLGEDVVAGDREVNRMELEIDEECTRILARRAPQAGDLRLIIAVAKTITDLERIGDEAEKIGRMATHLASYDRPKSAFRQIEVLGRHVREMLRDALDAFARLDSEAAVRVSQADAEVDREYEGVVRQCITYMMEDPRTIRHMLDVLWAVKALERIGDHSTNIGEYVVYFVEGKDVRHIGVEAMEKEVANSPRRRNQSE, encoded by the coding sequence ATGGAAAAGGTGGGTCTGGAGAAACACACGTCCAAGCAGTTCGATGCCGATCTGGAAGACGTGCGTGAACTGGTGCTGGCCATGGGCGGCCTGGTGGAACAGCAGATCGCCGATGCGGTGCGTGCGCTGATCACCGGCGAGGGCGGTCTTGGCGAGGATGTCGTCGCCGGCGATCGCGAGGTCAACCGCATGGAGCTGGAGATCGACGAGGAATGCACGCGTATTCTGGCCCGGCGCGCGCCCCAGGCCGGCGATCTGCGTCTGATCATCGCGGTGGCCAAAACGATCACCGATCTCGAGCGCATCGGCGACGAGGCCGAGAAGATCGGCCGCATGGCCACGCACCTGGCCAGCTACGATCGCCCGAAAAGCGCGTTCCGCCAGATCGAGGTCCTCGGTCGGCACGTTCGCGAAATGCTCCGTGATGCGCTGGACGCCTTCGCACGCCTGGATTCGGAGGCCGCAGTGCGGGTCTCCCAGGCCGACGCCGAGGTGGATCGTGAATACGAGGGCGTGGTGCGCCAGTGCATCACCTACATGATGGAGGATCCGCGCACCATTCGGCACATGCTGGACGTGCTGTGGGCGGTCAAGGCGCTCGAACGCATCGGCGATCACTCGACCAACATCGGCGAATACGTGGTCTACTTCGTCGAGGGCAAGGACGTACGCCATATCGGCGTTGAGGCCATGGAAAAGGAGGTCGCCAACAGTCCGCGTCGTCGTAATCAATCCGAATGA